The genomic segment CTCAAGATCTTGAGATTCGCATCTATCTGATCCCCATCGCCTGTGATATCCAATAAGACAAGCGGAGCTTGTGGTAAAAGCCTCGCAGCGATATCACGAAGCAAAGTCAGTTTGTCACCGTTGTCTTCCAAGAAATGCAGCACCAGCAGTAATGTGGCAGCACCATATCGATTGCTAGACTCCAGGTCGCTCACCAAGCCTTCAAAAAAGGTCACATGATGATAGGTGTGGAATTTTTGCGTAGCCTGTCTGATCATGTCTGGAGAAGGGTCCACGCCAGTTATCTTCCATGAAGGCTCTACCCCGACAAAGCGACTGATTTCATTTCCTGTTCCACAGCCCACGATCAACAGTTGCTGCGAGACGGCCGTGCGCAGTAGTTTAGGCAGCTGGTCGAGGAAAATATGATAATTGGGTATCCACGTCTCTACAAATTGATCGTAGCCGAGCGCACGCTCATTTTCGAATAGTTCTACTTTACTCATGTCTGATAAATCTGTCTATTATAGCAATACCGATATTTAAAATACACGGCACGTTATGCCAGATCGTTGTCCGGATCAAGTTAATCCGGTGGCGACCAGCATACACAAATATATCCTTTCATTTTCATTATTTAAAACAATTCTAAATAAAATACGATAAATAAGACAGCCCCACGCCTGTCATTTTCCGAAGGGCTGATT from the Sphingobacterium thalpophilum genome contains:
- a CDS encoding class I SAM-dependent methyltransferase; translation: MSKVELFENERALGYDQFVETWIPNYHIFLDQLPKLLRTAVSQQLLIVGCGTGNEISRFVGVEPSWKITGVDPSPDMIRQATQKFHTYHHVTFFEGLVSDLESSNRYGAATLLLVLHFLEDNGDKLTLLRDIAARLLPQAPLVLLDITGDGDQIDANLKILRLLLPDGLEEAQIQHRMHRITHELKYVSEGRLSELCEEAGLEQPVRFFQSSIYVGWMTRKK